The Clostridia bacterium genome has a segment encoding these proteins:
- a CDS encoding SpoVR family protein — MWREALPELRRIAEIYGLQPRETEFFEVTAHELYALAATGLPGMYSHWSFGRNYERERTRNIHGRATIYELVVNLDPVQAYLLDQNSDAEQAFVAAHVLGHVDLFGRNAFHRQQRPDMDRVVSAASLRFETYAREHGPLAVERLIDAAHMLMWHATPEELAPPRPAGDAAANPYAPLFPDAAPDPDAPRARLREDCARVRRGIGERDLLRFLIAHAPLEDWERDVLSTVREVALYFLPQTRIKILAEGWASFWHKRILRAWRAPQAWAVQEARLHAWIANPPDGRLLNPYWLGLTILEHLAGQGVDILELVREESDRSLVGRIDERLVYENDTLRDVALRIDEAREPGDPTAWEMLRDALVRAVPVLPEVDVRVREWDARRLVLEADAPVEERYARVVLAAMARLWQGEAVLVAPGQELKGVAV; from the coding sequence ATGTGGCGTGAAGCGCTGCCCGAACTCCGGCGGATCGCCGAGATCTACGGCCTCCAGCCACGAGAGACGGAGTTCTTCGAGGTCACGGCACACGAGCTCTACGCCCTGGCCGCGACCGGCCTCCCGGGGATGTACAGCCACTGGTCGTTCGGGCGCAACTACGAACGCGAGCGCACGCGGAACATCCATGGCCGGGCGACGATCTACGAACTCGTCGTCAACCTCGATCCGGTGCAGGCGTACTTGCTCGACCAGAACAGCGACGCGGAGCAGGCGTTCGTCGCGGCGCACGTCCTGGGCCACGTCGACCTCTTTGGGCGCAACGCCTTCCACCGGCAGCAGCGGCCGGACATGGACCGCGTCGTCTCCGCCGCCAGCCTCCGCTTCGAAACGTACGCCCGGGAACACGGCCCCCTGGCCGTCGAGCGGTTGATCGACGCCGCGCACATGCTGATGTGGCACGCCACGCCCGAGGAACTCGCGCCGCCGCGCCCCGCCGGGGACGCCGCGGCGAACCCGTACGCGCCGCTCTTCCCGGACGCGGCGCCCGACCCCGACGCGCCCCGCGCGCGCTTGCGCGAGGACTGCGCCCGCGTCCGGCGAGGCATCGGCGAGCGGGACCTGCTGCGCTTCCTCATCGCCCACGCGCCGCTTGAGGATTGGGAGCGCGACGTCCTCTCGACGGTCCGCGAGGTGGCGCTCTATTTCCTGCCGCAGACGCGGATCAAGATCCTCGCCGAAGGCTGGGCGTCCTTCTGGCACAAGCGCATCCTGCGCGCCTGGCGGGCTCCGCAAGCGTGGGCCGTCCAGGAGGCGCGGCTGCACGCGTGGATCGCCAACCCGCCCGACGGGCGCCTGCTCAACCCATACTGGCTCGGCCTGACGATCCTCGAGCACCTCGCCGGCCAGGGCGTCGACATCCTCGAACTGGTCCGGGAGGAGTCGGACCGCTCGCTCGTCGGCCGCATCGACGAGCGGCTGGTGTACGAGAACGACACGTTGCGCGACGTGGCGCTGCGCATCGACGAGGCGCGAGAGCCGGGCGACCCGACGGCGTGGGAGATGCTGCGCGACGCTCTGGTGCGCGCCGTGCCGGTGCTGCCGGAAGTGGACGTGCGCGTGCGCGAGTGGGACGCGCGCCGGCTTGTCCTCGAGGCCGACGCGCCGGTCGAGGAGCGCTACGCGCGCGTCGTGCTCGCGGCCATGGCCCGGCTGTGGCAGGGCGAGGCCGTGCTCGTCGCGCCGGGTCAAGAACTGAAGGGGGTGGCGGTG